A single region of the Pontimicrobium sp. SW4 genome encodes:
- a CDS encoding GatB/YqeY domain-containing protein, translated as MSLQDGIMTAMKVAMKAKDQTALTALRAVKSAILMAQTESGAASELTEEQELKLLQKQVKQRKDSAAIFLEQGREDLAAPELAEAEIISQFLPEAMSDEEVERIVIKAIEDLGANGMKDMGKVMGVVSKQVAGQADGKTISKIVKSKLI; from the coding sequence ATGAGTTTACAAGATGGAATCATGACTGCGATGAAAGTAGCTATGAAAGCAAAAGACCAAACAGCACTAACAGCTTTAAGAGCAGTGAAATCGGCTATTTTAATGGCTCAGACTGAAAGTGGAGCCGCAAGTGAACTTACTGAAGAGCAAGAACTAAAATTACTTCAAAAGCAAGTAAAACAGCGTAAAGATAGTGCTGCAATATTTTTAGAGCAAGGGCGTGAAGATTTGGCTGCACCAGAGTTAGCTGAAGCAGAAATAATTTCACAATTCCTTCCAGAAGCCATGAGCGATGAAGAGGTTGAAAGAATTGTAATAAAAGCTATAGAAGATCTTGGAGCTAACGGAATGAAAGATATGGGAAAAGTAATGGGAGTTGTAAGTAAGCAAGTAGCTGGTCAAGCCGATGGTAAAACTATCTCTAAAATAGTTAAGTCTAAATTAATATAA